A region of Vitis riparia cultivar Riparia Gloire de Montpellier isolate 1030 chromosome 1, EGFV_Vit.rip_1.0, whole genome shotgun sequence DNA encodes the following proteins:
- the LOC117904931 gene encoding uncharacterized protein LOC117904931 translates to MCESCVSADAHSNHKKLQIYKHVHKDVVLLADMQKHIDCSQIQPYRCNGKKVLAVNPLPHSGRELNSGEMCKVCHRIIFKPSIYTYCSISCKVAAVSTNLTSSDPPYLAPKKPKKKPPPKPSVNKTQSPPKRVNKRKGVPSRAPFF, encoded by the exons ATGTGTGAATCTTGTGTTTCTGCTGATGCACATTCCAATCATAAAAAACTGCAAATATATAAGCATGTGCATAAAGATGTTGTTCTCCTCGCCGACATGCAGAAGCATATAGACTGTTCTCAAATCCAG CCTTATAGATGCAATGGTAAGAAAGTTTTAGCCGTAAACCCTCTTCCGCACTCTGGACGGGAACTGAATTCTGGTGAAATGTGCAAAGTTTGCCATCGGATCATATTTAAACCAAGCATCTATACCTACTGCTCTATCTCATGCAAG GTCGCAGCAGTTTCTACAAATCTGACCAGTTCAGATCCTCCCTATCTTGCCCcaaaaaagccaaaaaagaaGCCCCCACCAAAGCCAAGTGTGAATAAGACACAGAGTCCCCCGAAGAGGGTGAATAAGAGAAAAGGGGTGCCTAGCAGAGCACCTTTCTTTTAA